In a genomic window of Primulina huaijiensis isolate GDHJ02 unplaced genomic scaffold, ASM1229523v2 scaffold43303, whole genome shotgun sequence:
- the LOC140970032 gene encoding uncharacterized protein encodes MDSGYDNFIRTIRSDREIKVCNIDSRREPALAFKSPTEVCENEEAKRLRRPYIIYSLNTVKDSMLDSYQMKSIMSCLSKAERKLLEIKPRTDSFTPCSDNDMSDLDDDTTLEQLKQRSRAKRKKFSYIGLHSAKADEDEKKLQDESDLDEPLIRLKLKLPKNSNAKRKCVNGSFPIASTTAFAVKSEQNLVCEDSLPVGHETAPVIHVKSEAPEAKQLGYQSTSFADDLSIDHSKGSSYCGVVSKKFLEVVQSENREPLLPANECQSCLTNEIAYDHLEDIEPTCMAVPLDSVGVKVENLDLSCPEFLVLPPTFETRNEVGRALSCRSEPSEDWNSDMLCQSIMEEIPHPRNSSDIKVSDVAADNNVGDMGLDREINNNLSKEKDELDFPEKQNDYLKIQESSPENKAYGGSHVHSTPGQHQHPERLLSTRKAISPSTQEELCLAMESIELYNDAKKCSLGKFSRRKVVTNPRNIIQKSKKTQCNDKSSSISRSLPNLSTGCTSIKYCSESAVVFSQQQMHDIESLAMKLMSELKSMKDIVEQKLLFEAYRNASLKNDTDEVKLVIENATKTEEAATKWLNMMSRDCNRFCKIMKLAPNNIDTYKYAAPKEGKKIRFADEAGSELCHVKFFDGTAVSPVSDCIEQ; translated from the exons ATGGATTCAGGCTATGATAATTTTATCCGAACTATTAGGAGTGACAGGGAAATAAAAGTTTGCAATATAGATTCCCGTAGAGAGCCAGCTCTTGCATTCAAGAGTCCAACTGAAGTATGTGAGAATGAAGAGGCCAAACGACTCAGACGACCATATATAATTTATTCACTCAATACGGTTAAAGATTCAATGCTTGACTCTTACCAAATGAAAAGTATAATGTCATGTTTGTCAAAGGCCGAAAGAAAATTACTTGAAATAAAACCTAGAACTGACAGCTTTACTCCATGTTCCGATAATGATATGAGTGATTTGGATGATGACACCACATTGGAACAGCTTAAACAAAGATCCAGAGCGAAGAGAAAGAAATTTAGTTACATTGGTCTCCATTCAGCTAAAGCTGATGAAGACGAAAAGAAACTGCAAGATGAATCTGACCTTGATGAGCCCCTTATTAGATTGAAATTAAAGCTCCCAAAGAACTCAAATGCCAAAAGAAAATGCGTGAATGGAAGTTTTCCAATAGCTTCAACCACTGCCTTTGCTGTAAAATCTGAACAGAATCTAGTTTGTGAAGACTCTCTTCCAGTCGGACACGAGACAGCTCCAGTTATTCATGTAAAATCCGAGGCTCCAGAAGCCAAACAATTAGGATACCAAAGCACATCTTTTGCAGACGATTTATCCATTGACCATAGTAAAGGATCGAGTTATTGTGGTGTAGTGTCGAAGAAATTTTTGGAGGTGGTTCAGAGTGAAAATAGAGAACCACTGTTGCCTGCGAATGAATGTCAAAGTTGTCTCACTAATGAGATCGCATATGATCATTTGGAGGATATTGAGCCCACATGTATGGCTGTTCCATTGGACAGTGTGGGTGTCAAGGTAGAAAATCTAGATTTGAGTTGTCCTGAGTTTCTAGTTTTGCCTCCAACATTTGAGACACGAAACGAGGTCGGAAGGGCACTTTCTTGTAGAAGTGAACCTTCCGAGGATTGGAATTCAGACATGCTTTGTCAATCCATCATGGAAGAAATACCACACCCAAGAAACAGTTCTGACATTAAAGTTTCTGATGTGGCTGCTGATAATAACGTTGGTGACATGGGACTTGATCGTGAAATCAATAATAACCTCTCAAAGGAGAAAGATGAGCTGGACTTTCCAGAAAAGCAAAATGATTATCTGAAAATACAGGAATCATCTCCAGAAAACAAAGCTTATGGTGGTTCTCATGTGCATTCAACTCCAGGGCAACATCAGCATCCTGAAAGGCTCCTTTCAACACGGAAG GCTATCTCTCCATCTACTCAAGAGGAACTGTGCTTGGCGATGGAGTCAATTGAGCTCTACAATGATGCTAAGAAATGCA GCCTTGGGAAATTTAGCCGAAGAAAAGTTGTTACAAATCCCAGAAATATCATACAGAAATCAAAGAAAACCCAGTGCAATGACAAGAGTTCTAGTATTTCACGCAGTCTACCTAACCTTAGTACTGGATGTACTTCCATCAAATATTGTTCTGAAAGTGCTGTTGTATTCTCACAGCAGCAGATGCATGACATTGAGTCACTTGCCATGAAGCTAATGAGCGAGTTGAAGTCCATGAAGGACATTGTGGAACAAAAATTACTATTCGAAGCATATcgcaatgcttccttgaagaATGATACAGATGAG GTTAAACTAGTCATTGAAAATGCTACAAAAACTGAGGAAGCAGCGACAAAGTGGCTAAATATGATGTCGAGGGACTGCAACCGCTTTTGTAAAATAATG